A portion of the Stigmatella aurantiaca DW4/3-1 genome contains these proteins:
- a CDS encoding MupA/Atu3671 family FMN-dependent luciferase-like monooxygenase, protein MSPSLEQLTTLVDVLRLRTEQHGNTLLYRYLETGDVDGPIDEWSYARLEKHARALGTLLREEGASGKQALLLYPPGMDFIAGFMGCLYGGAVAVPTYPPDPSRMERTLPRLRAIAQDSGASYVLTTSAIRDMAEFMLPQAPELGALRWLATDTLPEELAQAWKPPALSGTSLAFLQYTSGSTGTPKGVMVTHANILHNEAFIARSFGHDPERSSALGWLPLFHDMGLIGKVLQPLTLGFPCTLMSPLSFLQRPMRWLEAISQFRATTSGAPNFAYDLCVRKATDENKARLDLSSWDLAFNGAEPIRQETFERFAETFAPCGFRREALYACYGLAEATLIASGGRKGQSYVHRRVSPASLERQAVEDVSGAQAEGRTLVSSGRGAPDQRLLIVNPETREPRRVDEVGEIWLSGPSVAQGYWNRPEETEHAFAARTAGGEGPFLRTGDLGFLSASGELFVTGRRKDLLIIRGRNLYPQDLELTVERSHRSVRAGCCAAFPVEVEGEERLVVAAEADTREGLDMATVVDAIRQAIAEEHLVHAHAVVLLQPRSIPKTSSGKIQRHACRDGFLSGSLEVLESSVAQEPPAAFEAPAVSLKQALESAPTEDRQALLERILLVKVAQLLRVDAAALRPEKELAALGLDSLLSMELQAQLESELGFALPTTFLWQHPTLQDAAFHLRQAWQGAPLEGALAAPPLTSGLGGAAPPLSSGQFRLWFLDRIAPGRSLYNIHFRLRMTGALDVTALQHALRALPERHAGLRATFPEVEGQPRLILQPKVSLELPWIDLSALPEAERPAALEQRAQEHARQPFDLSQGPLMRACLVKLASQEHLLLMTQHHIVTDGWSIGVLAQELARLYRAALGGPPVPPPAVVQYGDWAQWQRSLRPLLDGQRDWWARKLGGIPRLELLTDKTRPREPSFQGALHHLTLPLDLVENLKALGRQEGCTLFVVLAAAWASLLNRYTGQEDFGLGTVTAHRDKPEVREVVGFFAHTLVLRCDVSGTPTFRTMLARMRETFHEALAHSALPFEEVVDAARVPRSADNPLFQTCLLMENLPPLGMDVPGMEWQPELPVPDGAVEGTAKFDISLSLVETPRGLAGAIEYRTDLFEAATMDRLAGHFEQFLRGAASHPHQPIRDLPLLTSQERHSLLVEWNALSSLPPLIPATCIHEQIASQAALTPQATAVAFEGHTLSYEELERRANRLAWHLRSLGVSPGAPVGLCVERSLEMVVGMLGILKAGAAYLPLDPDYPRERLTFMLADSGASVLLTQRHLEGTLPGAARTVVLDTPGPFASGSDTAPPSSSQPEDLAYVIYTSGSTGRPKGVMVPHATVARFFTAMDQRLGGPRPGTWLALTSISFDISVLELLWTLARGFKVVLQGEEGVRQLPARRSPRSHARPMEFSLFYFADDSEQLGTDRYQLLLEGARFADEHGFAAVWTPERHFHAFGGLYPNPAVTGAAIAAVTKRVGIRAGSVVSPLHHPVRVAEEWALVDNLSKGRLGISFASGWHADDFIFAPHQYEKRREHMMEGIDTIRRLWRGEPQSFLNGVGQSVTVQIRPRPIQPELPFWLTAAGNPETFRAAGRLGARLLTHLLGQTMEDLERHIALYREAWREAGHPGEGHITLMLHTYVDADPRRVRARVEKPFRQYLKSSLDLMRGLGRSLGVDIQSATPEEMDRLVGHAFERYFETSGLFGTPRELREKVARLRSVGVDEIGALIDFGIATEQVLESLPYLDELRRLSERDEHLGERPTVAEQIHRHGITHLQCTPSYARTLLADEASRSAIGTLEKLLVGGEALPSLLAESLNEAVSSGEVLNMYGPTETTIWSSTHPARQAHAGPVVPIGTPIAHTQLYVLDPQDHPVPAGVAGELYIGGEGVVRGYLARPDLTAERFVPDPFSPVPGARLYRTGDRARWLANGRAEFLGRVDYQLKIRGFRIEAGEIEAVLDEHPSVSQAVVLVREDNPGDQRLIAYVVPRPGLVPAADALREHLRQRLPEYMVPSTFVDLQALPLTPNGKVDRKALPAPSAARGTRTEFVAPQGQLEQQIAKIWQDVLRIEQVGVQDNFFDLGGHSLLMVQVHTQLRERLGLELPLLKLLEHPSVGALARYFREKNVLDQAPLEAAQDRAKRQLESMKRQRQRLKGPSRE, encoded by the coding sequence ATGTCCCCGTCCCTCGAGCAGCTCACCACCCTGGTAGACGTCCTGCGCCTTCGCACCGAGCAGCATGGGAACACCCTGCTCTACCGTTACCTGGAAACAGGAGACGTGGATGGGCCTATCGATGAGTGGAGCTACGCAAGGCTAGAGAAGCATGCCCGGGCCCTGGGCACCCTGCTCCGCGAGGAGGGCGCCTCGGGCAAGCAGGCGTTGCTGCTCTATCCCCCTGGCATGGACTTCATCGCCGGATTCATGGGGTGTCTCTACGGTGGCGCGGTGGCCGTGCCCACCTACCCGCCCGATCCCTCCCGGATGGAGCGCACCTTGCCGCGGCTGCGGGCCATCGCCCAGGACAGTGGCGCCAGTTACGTGCTGACCACGTCCGCCATCCGCGACATGGCCGAGTTCATGCTTCCCCAGGCTCCAGAGCTGGGCGCCCTGCGGTGGCTGGCCACCGACACGCTCCCAGAGGAGCTGGCACAGGCCTGGAAACCACCGGCACTGTCGGGAACCTCGCTGGCCTTCCTCCAGTACACCTCCGGCTCCACGGGCACCCCCAAGGGGGTGATGGTGACTCACGCCAACATCCTCCACAACGAGGCCTTCATCGCCCGCAGCTTCGGGCATGACCCTGAGCGCAGCTCGGCCCTGGGCTGGCTGCCGCTCTTTCATGACATGGGGCTCATCGGCAAGGTGCTTCAACCCTTGACCTTGGGCTTTCCGTGCACGCTCATGTCCCCGCTCTCGTTCCTTCAGCGGCCCATGCGCTGGCTGGAGGCCATTTCCCAATTCCGGGCCACCACCAGCGGTGCCCCCAACTTCGCGTACGACCTGTGCGTGAGGAAAGCCACGGACGAGAACAAGGCCCGGCTGGATTTGAGTTCCTGGGATCTGGCCTTCAATGGGGCCGAGCCCATCCGTCAGGAGACCTTCGAGCGTTTCGCGGAAACGTTCGCGCCGTGTGGCTTCCGGCGCGAGGCCCTCTACGCTTGCTATGGCTTGGCGGAGGCAACCCTCATCGCCAGCGGCGGTCGCAAGGGTCAATCCTACGTGCACCGCCGGGTGTCGCCGGCTTCGCTCGAGCGGCAGGCCGTCGAGGACGTTTCCGGCGCACAGGCGGAAGGCCGGACGTTGGTCTCTTCTGGACGAGGCGCTCCGGATCAACGGCTGCTCATCGTGAATCCCGAGACACGCGAGCCGCGCCGCGTGGATGAGGTGGGAGAGATCTGGCTGTCCGGTCCGAGTGTGGCCCAAGGCTACTGGAACCGGCCTGAGGAGACAGAACACGCTTTCGCGGCACGCACTGCGGGAGGAGAGGGACCCTTTCTCCGGACGGGAGATCTGGGTTTCCTATCGGCCAGTGGGGAACTGTTCGTCACGGGGCGGCGCAAGGATCTGCTCATCATCCGAGGCCGGAACCTCTACCCCCAGGACCTTGAACTCACCGTGGAGCGCTCGCACCGAAGCGTGCGCGCGGGCTGCTGCGCGGCCTTCCCCGTGGAGGTCGAGGGCGAAGAGCGCCTGGTGGTGGCCGCCGAGGCGGATACGCGTGAGGGCCTGGACATGGCCACCGTGGTGGATGCGATCCGCCAAGCCATCGCCGAGGAACACCTGGTGCACGCGCATGCGGTCGTGTTGCTTCAACCTCGCAGCATCCCCAAGACCTCCAGCGGGAAGATCCAACGCCACGCCTGCCGTGACGGCTTTCTTTCGGGTTCGCTCGAGGTGTTGGAATCCTCGGTGGCCCAAGAGCCACCCGCTGCTTTTGAAGCCCCCGCCGTTTCTCTCAAGCAGGCCCTGGAATCAGCGCCCACGGAGGACCGGCAGGCCTTGCTGGAACGCATCCTGCTCGTGAAGGTCGCCCAGTTGCTGCGAGTGGATGCGGCAGCGCTTCGTCCCGAGAAAGAACTGGCAGCGCTGGGCCTGGACTCCCTGCTGAGCATGGAGTTGCAGGCCCAGCTGGAATCGGAACTGGGCTTCGCACTGCCCACCACCTTTCTCTGGCAACACCCCACGCTCCAGGATGCCGCCTTCCACCTTCGCCAGGCGTGGCAAGGCGCCCCCCTGGAAGGCGCTCTCGCCGCCCCCCCGCTCACCTCCGGGCTGGGCGGTGCAGCGCCCCCCCTGTCTTCGGGACAGTTCCGGCTCTGGTTCCTGGATCGAATCGCCCCCGGCCGGTCCCTCTACAACATCCACTTCCGCTTGCGGATGACGGGCGCGTTGGACGTGACCGCGCTCCAACATGCCCTGAGGGCCCTTCCAGAACGCCATGCTGGACTGAGGGCCACCTTTCCGGAAGTGGAGGGACAACCCCGGCTCATCCTTCAACCCAAGGTTTCGCTGGAGCTGCCCTGGATCGATCTGAGCGCGCTGCCCGAAGCGGAGCGCCCCGCGGCGCTGGAGCAGCGGGCACAAGAGCACGCCCGCCAGCCTTTCGATCTGTCCCAGGGCCCGCTGATGCGGGCCTGCCTGGTAAAGCTCGCAAGCCAGGAGCACCTGCTGCTGATGACCCAGCACCACATCGTCACCGATGGCTGGTCCATTGGCGTGCTGGCCCAGGAGCTGGCCCGCCTGTACCGCGCCGCACTCGGCGGCCCTCCTGTGCCCCCCCCCGCCGTGGTGCAATACGGCGACTGGGCTCAGTGGCAACGCAGCCTGCGCCCGTTGCTGGACGGCCAACGCGACTGGTGGGCGCGCAAACTCGGAGGCATTCCCCGGCTGGAACTCCTCACCGACAAGACCCGTCCCCGCGAGCCATCCTTCCAAGGTGCCCTGCACCACCTCACCCTGCCCCTGGACTTGGTGGAGAACCTCAAGGCCCTGGGGCGCCAAGAAGGGTGTACCCTCTTCGTGGTCCTGGCCGCCGCCTGGGCTTCGCTCCTGAACCGCTACACGGGCCAGGAGGACTTCGGCCTGGGAACGGTCACCGCCCACCGTGACAAGCCCGAAGTGAGAGAGGTGGTGGGCTTCTTCGCCCATACCCTCGTGCTGCGCTGCGACGTCTCCGGCACTCCCACCTTCCGGACCATGCTGGCGCGAATGCGTGAAACCTTCCACGAGGCGCTCGCCCACTCGGCGCTTCCCTTTGAAGAGGTGGTGGATGCGGCCCGGGTCCCTCGCAGCGCCGACAACCCGCTCTTCCAGACCTGCCTCTTGATGGAGAACCTTCCTCCGCTGGGCATGGACGTGCCCGGCATGGAGTGGCAACCCGAACTGCCCGTGCCTGACGGTGCGGTGGAGGGGACCGCCAAGTTCGACATCTCCCTGTCCCTGGTGGAGACGCCTCGCGGGCTGGCAGGCGCCATCGAGTACCGGACGGATCTCTTCGAGGCCGCCACCATGGACCGGCTGGCTGGGCACTTTGAGCAATTCCTGCGGGGCGCGGCCTCCCATCCCCACCAGCCCATCCGCGATCTTCCTCTGCTGACCTCCCAGGAACGGCACTCCCTGCTGGTGGAGTGGAATGCGCTCTCCTCCCTCCCCCCCCTCATTCCAGCCACCTGCATCCACGAGCAAATCGCGTCCCAGGCCGCGCTCACCCCACAGGCCACCGCCGTGGCGTTCGAGGGGCACACCCTCTCCTATGAAGAACTGGAGCGGCGCGCCAACCGCCTCGCCTGGCACCTGCGCTCGCTGGGCGTGAGCCCTGGCGCCCCCGTGGGCCTGTGTGTGGAGCGCTCGCTGGAGATGGTGGTGGGCATGCTCGGCATTCTCAAGGCCGGCGCGGCCTACCTGCCGCTGGATCCGGACTATCCGCGGGAGCGGCTGACCTTCATGCTCGCGGATTCGGGAGCATCCGTGCTGCTCACCCAACGCCACCTGGAAGGCACCCTGCCCGGGGCCGCTCGAACGGTGGTGCTGGACACCCCCGGCCCCTTTGCCTCAGGCAGCGACACCGCCCCTCCTTCCAGCTCCCAGCCGGAGGATCTCGCCTACGTCATCTACACCTCGGGTTCCACCGGCCGTCCCAAGGGCGTCATGGTGCCTCACGCCACCGTTGCCCGCTTCTTCACGGCCATGGATCAGAGACTGGGGGGGCCTCGGCCTGGGACCTGGCTGGCACTCACGAGCATCTCCTTTGACATCTCCGTCCTGGAACTGTTGTGGACGCTCGCTCGCGGTTTCAAGGTCGTTCTCCAAGGTGAAGAGGGCGTCCGGCAGCTCCCCGCGCGTCGCTCTCCGCGGTCCCACGCGCGCCCCATGGAGTTCAGCCTCTTCTATTTCGCCGATGACTCCGAGCAGTTGGGGACAGACCGTTACCAACTCTTGCTGGAGGGGGCTCGCTTCGCCGATGAGCATGGCTTTGCCGCGGTGTGGACCCCCGAGCGTCACTTCCACGCCTTCGGTGGCCTCTACCCCAACCCCGCAGTGACGGGAGCGGCCATCGCCGCGGTGACGAAGCGGGTGGGAATCCGCGCGGGGAGCGTGGTGTCTCCCCTCCACCACCCCGTGCGGGTCGCCGAGGAATGGGCACTGGTCGACAACCTTTCCAAGGGGCGCCTGGGGATCAGCTTCGCCTCGGGCTGGCATGCAGACGACTTCATCTTTGCCCCGCATCAATACGAGAAGCGCCGGGAACACATGATGGAGGGCATCGACACCATCCGCAGGCTCTGGCGAGGAGAACCTCAGAGCTTCCTCAACGGCGTGGGCCAATCCGTGACGGTGCAGATCCGCCCGCGTCCCATCCAACCGGAGCTTCCCTTCTGGCTAACGGCGGCCGGCAATCCGGAGACGTTCCGCGCCGCAGGGCGGCTGGGGGCCAGGCTGCTCACCCACCTCCTGGGTCAGACGATGGAGGACCTCGAGCGCCACATCGCCCTCTATCGGGAAGCATGGCGCGAGGCTGGACATCCGGGCGAGGGGCACATCACCCTCATGCTCCACACCTACGTGGACGCCGATCCCAGGCGGGTCCGGGCGAGGGTGGAGAAACCCTTCCGCCAGTACCTGAAGAGCTCTCTGGACCTGATGCGGGGCCTGGGGCGTTCGCTGGGGGTCGACATTCAGTCGGCCACGCCGGAAGAGATGGACCGGTTGGTGGGACACGCATTCGAGCGTTACTTCGAGACCAGCGGCCTGTTCGGCACGCCCCGTGAGCTGCGAGAAAAGGTGGCCCGGCTGCGAAGCGTGGGGGTCGACGAGATTGGCGCCCTGATTGATTTCGGCATCGCGACGGAGCAGGTGCTGGAGAGTCTCCCCTACTTGGACGAGCTGAGACGGTTGAGCGAGCGGGATGAGCACCTCGGCGAGCGCCCCACGGTGGCAGAGCAGATCCACCGTCACGGGATTACTCACCTGCAATGCACTCCGTCCTACGCACGAACACTGCTGGCGGACGAGGCCTCCCGGAGCGCCATCGGCACGCTGGAGAAATTGCTCGTGGGGGGAGAGGCACTGCCTTCTCTGCTCGCGGAGTCCCTGAACGAGGCAGTGTCTTCCGGCGAAGTGCTGAACATGTATGGCCCCACGGAGACGACCATCTGGTCCTCCACGCACCCAGCGCGGCAGGCACATGCCGGACCGGTCGTGCCCATTGGGACCCCCATCGCCCACACGCAACTCTACGTGCTGGACCCGCAGGACCACCCTGTCCCGGCCGGCGTCGCGGGCGAGCTGTATATCGGCGGAGAGGGCGTGGTGCGCGGGTATCTGGCGAGGCCCGATCTGACCGCTGAGCGGTTCGTGCCAGATCCCTTCAGCCCGGTCCCGGGGGCCCGGCTTTACCGGACGGGGGACCGGGCTCGCTGGCTGGCCAACGGCCGGGCCGAGTTCCTCGGCCGGGTGGACTACCAGCTCAAGATCCGCGGCTTCCGTATCGAAGCCGGTGAGATCGAAGCGGTGCTCGACGAACACCCCTCGGTCTCCCAGGCCGTGGTGCTGGTCCGGGAGGACAATCCGGGAGATCAACGGCTGATCGCATACGTGGTTCCGCGGCCAGGACTTGTCCCGGCGGCCGACGCGTTGAGGGAGCACCTGCGCCAGCGGCTCCCGGAATACATGGTGCCTTCGACCTTCGTCGATCTCCAAGCGTTGCCCCTCACGCCCAACGGCAAGGTGGACAGAAAGGCGCTTCCCGCACCGTCTGCGGCCCGGGGTACCCGTACGGAGTTCGTCGCCCCTCAAGGCCAGCTCGAACAGCAGATCGCGAAGATCTGGCAGGACGTCCTGCGCATCGAGCAAGTGGGCGTGCAGGACAACTTCTTTGATCTGGGAGGCCACTCGCTGCTGATGGTCCAAGTCCATACCCAGCTCCGGGAGCGGCTCGGTTTGGAGCTGCCCCTGCTCAAGTTGCTGGAACACCCTTCTGTTGGCGCGCTCGCGCGGTACTTCCGGGAGAAAAACGTACTGGATCAGGCCCCGCTCGAAGCGGCTCAGGACCGTGCGAAGCGCCAACTCGAAAGCATGAAGCGCCAACGTCAACGCCTCAAGGGCCCCTCTCGCGAGTGA
- a CDS encoding penicillin acylase family protein, translated as MNRLSALTLAAVIALAGCGEEDSFLEPSAHRYEAEIRYTPYGIPHIQAKNLRGAGFGQGYALARDHACTLVDQIIKVRGERARYHGPGLNDAYVSSDFAYRALGLVELAQASIYRQPAAVQELMGGFVTGFNRFLSEPEAEGLPCAKQPWLGPLSLVDLMAYHRSLAMQFGSGRLLGAIAAAQPPTAQGIQWEPVESPFVEAPPASLGSNGWALGAERTAGGRGMLLANPHFPWDGELRLWESHLTVPGQLDVYGASLLGVPGVLIGFNQNVAWTHTVSSAGARLTAYVLKLVPGKPTSYLFDGTERQMSSSTLSIQVLQADGSLQSVTRTYYSSHYGPIISLPGAGWTADQAFTFRDANFYNETLIAQFLGMNTARSMKEFQDVFDTVQGIPWVHTMASDRDGNVWYTDAAATANVGTATLLNWQKGLSDASSLQATLLRSGLILLDGSTSRDEWVPAQGARIPGLTSPAMAPRLGRRDVVFNSNDSHWLPHPSAVLEGFSPLQGAERTARSVRTRMNAHMLEEVREGGASGADGRFTLEELQTAVFSNRSFTAEMLRESVVQRCQLHPEGTVQGQKVALAQACAVLASWDGRFDAGLAGPAVWREFIAGFPSTALTSAGPLFSTPFSATAPVSTPSTLVPAPASDPDPVLNALASAVLTLQRAGIAVETPLGQVQFAPRLSQRIPLSGGLEQDGVLNLVNYNNSLNSSTEPPTPRGTVLNSRTALTADGYVINSGSSFVLALEFLDEGVRARALLTYGETGNPASPGFRDQLPLYSALEWRPVAFSPQEIASEQGGSPLFLTQD; from the coding sequence TTGAACCGTCTTTCAGCCCTGACACTGGCCGCAGTGATCGCTCTCGCGGGATGCGGTGAGGAGGATTCGTTCCTCGAACCCTCCGCCCATCGGTACGAGGCCGAGATCCGTTACACCCCGTACGGCATCCCACATATCCAGGCCAAGAATCTGAGAGGCGCGGGCTTTGGCCAGGGCTACGCGCTCGCGCGGGACCATGCCTGCACCTTGGTGGATCAGATCATCAAGGTGCGCGGTGAACGCGCCCGCTACCACGGCCCGGGACTGAACGATGCCTATGTCTCCTCCGACTTTGCCTACCGGGCCCTGGGGCTGGTGGAGCTGGCCCAAGCCTCGATCTACCGCCAGCCGGCCGCAGTGCAGGAACTCATGGGCGGCTTCGTCACGGGCTTCAACCGTTTTCTGAGCGAGCCCGAGGCCGAGGGGCTGCCCTGCGCGAAACAGCCCTGGCTGGGCCCCCTCTCTCTCGTGGACCTGATGGCCTATCATCGCTCGCTCGCCATGCAGTTCGGCAGTGGGCGGCTGCTGGGAGCGATCGCCGCGGCGCAGCCTCCCACAGCGCAGGGCATTCAGTGGGAGCCCGTGGAATCGCCCTTCGTGGAGGCGCCTCCGGCCAGCTTGGGAAGCAACGGCTGGGCCCTGGGGGCAGAACGGACCGCGGGAGGCCGGGGCATGTTGCTGGCCAATCCTCACTTTCCCTGGGACGGGGAGCTGCGCCTCTGGGAGAGCCACCTCACCGTGCCCGGCCAACTGGACGTCTACGGCGCCAGCCTGTTGGGAGTTCCCGGCGTGCTCATTGGCTTCAATCAGAACGTGGCCTGGACCCACACCGTGTCCAGCGCCGGCGCCCGGCTGACCGCCTATGTCTTGAAACTGGTTCCGGGAAAGCCGACCTCCTACCTCTTCGATGGGACGGAGCGGCAGATGAGCTCAAGCACCCTGTCCATCCAAGTGCTTCAGGCGGATGGCTCGCTCCAGTCCGTGACCCGCACCTATTACAGCAGCCATTACGGACCCATCATCTCCCTTCCTGGCGCGGGTTGGACAGCGGACCAAGCCTTCACTTTCCGCGATGCCAACTTCTACAACGAGACGTTGATTGCCCAGTTCCTGGGCATGAACACAGCCCGCAGCATGAAGGAGTTCCAGGACGTCTTCGACACCGTTCAAGGAATTCCTTGGGTTCATACCATGGCCTCGGACCGTGACGGCAATGTCTGGTACACGGACGCCGCCGCCACGGCCAACGTTGGCACCGCCACGCTCTTGAACTGGCAGAAGGGCCTGAGTGACGCCAGCTCGCTCCAGGCAACGCTGCTGCGCTCCGGCCTGATCCTGCTCGACGGCAGCACCTCGCGCGACGAGTGGGTTCCCGCGCAGGGTGCACGCATTCCGGGCCTGACTTCCCCGGCCATGGCCCCCCGGCTCGGCCGCCGCGACGTCGTCTTCAACAGCAACGACAGCCATTGGCTTCCGCATCCTTCCGCGGTGCTGGAAGGTTTCTCCCCACTTCAGGGGGCTGAACGGACAGCCCGCTCGGTGCGTACGCGCATGAACGCACACATGCTGGAGGAGGTCCGGGAGGGAGGCGCCTCGGGCGCCGATGGCCGCTTCACCCTCGAGGAGCTCCAGACCGCCGTTTTCAGTAACCGCAGCTTCACCGCCGAGATGCTGCGCGAGTCCGTGGTTCAGCGGTGCCAGCTCCATCCCGAGGGCACCGTCCAGGGCCAGAAAGTGGCGCTCGCCCAAGCTTGCGCGGTTCTGGCTTCATGGGACGGCCGCTTCGATGCCGGACTCGCAGGGCCTGCCGTCTGGCGAGAGTTCATCGCGGGGTTCCCCTCCACGGCCCTCACCAGTGCGGGCCCCCTGTTCTCCACGCCTTTCTCGGCGACCGCTCCCGTCTCCACGCCGTCCACGCTGGTGCCCGCCCCCGCCTCGGACCCGGATCCCGTGCTCAACGCACTTGCCTCCGCCGTGCTGACTCTTCAGCGGGCAGGCATCGCCGTCGAAACCCCCCTGGGCCAGGTCCAGTTCGCCCCTCGCCTGAGCCAGCGCATCCCGCTGAGCGGCGGCCTCGAGCAGGACGGCGTCCTCAACCTCGTCAATTACAACAACTCGCTCAACTCCTCCACGGAGCCCCCCACGCCCCGTGGCACCGTCCTCAACAGCCGCACGGCCTTGACGGCAGACGGCTACGTCATCAACAGCGGCTCCAGCTTCGTGCTGGCCTTGGAGTTCCTCGACGAGGGCGTGCGAGCGCGGGCCTTGCTCACCTACGGAGAGACTGGCAACCCGGCGTCTCCCGGCTTCCGGGACCAGCTTCCCCTCTACTCCGCCCTGGAGTGGAGACCTGTCGCCTTCTCCCCTCAGGAGATCGCCTCCGAGCAGGGCGGCAGCCCCCTCTTCCTCACCCAGGACTGA
- a CDS encoding cupin-like domain-containing protein: MNVIPPTTIERMPLMPPEEFYATPGLEERPIIFTGGMEHWPARQKWTFEWFKQTHGHIEAPVEWLKFGLKPDGWVERVGRVEVMKVRDYVEALLSPSRAGQGYLIGKDMLRLLPSLKDDIRFPAFQTSDKMTDRLFFMSPQGAFTQLHYDRAHNLHAMLVGRKRWQIWSPRYDQVLKQVPHEFVWSVQSVLDLLPHGGKWETFPANIAPEYDIVLEAGEMLYLPYGWWHRVLTVEPSIATNLWWWTWPLFVRRAPIVVPSVVAGNLLKRFKRYERHTAGRDYRS; the protein is encoded by the coding sequence ATGAACGTCATCCCCCCCACCACCATCGAGCGCATGCCGCTGATGCCGCCCGAGGAGTTCTATGCCACCCCTGGCCTGGAAGAGCGGCCCATCATCTTCACGGGAGGCATGGAACACTGGCCCGCGCGCCAGAAATGGACGTTCGAGTGGTTCAAACAAACCCACGGACACATCGAAGCGCCCGTGGAGTGGCTCAAGTTTGGGCTCAAGCCCGATGGGTGGGTGGAGCGGGTGGGCCGCGTGGAAGTGATGAAGGTCCGGGACTACGTGGAGGCGCTCCTGTCCCCGAGCCGTGCCGGTCAAGGCTACCTCATCGGCAAGGACATGTTGAGGCTGCTGCCCTCGCTGAAGGATGACATCCGCTTCCCCGCCTTCCAGACCAGCGACAAGATGACGGACCGGCTCTTCTTCATGAGCCCCCAGGGCGCTTTCACCCAACTCCACTATGATCGTGCCCACAATCTCCACGCCATGCTCGTGGGCCGGAAACGCTGGCAGATCTGGTCCCCCCGATATGACCAGGTGTTGAAGCAAGTGCCCCATGAGTTCGTCTGGTCGGTGCAAAGCGTGCTCGATCTGCTCCCCCATGGCGGCAAGTGGGAAACCTTCCCGGCGAACATCGCCCCCGAATACGACATCGTCCTGGAAGCGGGGGAGATGCTCTATTTGCCCTATGGCTGGTGGCACCGGGTGCTCACGGTGGAGCCCTCCATCGCCACCAACTTGTGGTGGTGGACCTGGCCCCTCTTCGTGCGCCGGGCCCCCATCGTGGTGCCGTCGGTCGTCGCCGGGAACCTGTTGAAGCGCTTCAAGCGCTACGAACGCCATACCGCAGGCCGCGACTACCGCAGCTAG
- a CDS encoding MFS transporter: protein MDISPASAPTASLPSASLRTFVLVWAAQTVSLIGSQLTAFGLAVWVYQRTGSTTLHALVAVANMAPRTLFVLLLGGLADRWNLRKLLLASQIGSGLCAVLLALLAGMDQLGVAAVLALVAANAVFGSVQPPALTKLTTLLVPSRQLGRANGLNQFGFALGYILSPLLASMLLEAAGLLGILIIDGITFALAVAVMAAVSIQDAPSAPTNRATSGPREPLWKGAWEGWMHVYRSPGLLGLVFIFVAMNFNLGILRGLVTPLVLSFSDVRAVGNILFTGGIGMLLGSVAMMVWGGPRRRIVGVLGFFVVQGLSLFAAAWAPSVVLVAVSAFGVLLSFPIIQSCGVTIMQNKVPKAILGRVHSASSSLAGGGVLLAYLVAGPLADQVFEPLMTGQGALATQLGPFLGTGPGRGIALLFGLIGLETVAVALLGALRPSIRLMEDRLPDQSLGTGHLSPSSPSPSA, encoded by the coding sequence GTGGACATTTCCCCCGCTTCTGCTCCCACCGCCTCCCTCCCGTCCGCCAGCCTGCGGACCTTTGTGCTCGTGTGGGCCGCACAGACCGTTTCCCTCATCGGCTCTCAGCTCACGGCCTTCGGCCTTGCCGTCTGGGTCTACCAACGCACAGGCTCCACCACCCTGCACGCCCTGGTCGCCGTGGCGAACATGGCCCCCCGCACGCTCTTTGTCCTGCTGCTCGGTGGCCTGGCCGACCGGTGGAATTTGCGCAAGCTGCTGCTGGCCAGTCAGATCGGCTCCGGGCTCTGCGCCGTATTGCTCGCCTTGCTCGCTGGCATGGATCAGCTCGGCGTCGCAGCCGTCCTCGCGCTGGTGGCGGCCAACGCGGTGTTCGGCTCCGTCCAACCCCCCGCGCTCACCAAGCTCACCACGCTGTTGGTCCCCTCCCGCCAGCTCGGCCGGGCCAATGGCCTCAACCAGTTCGGCTTTGCCCTGGGCTACATCCTCTCCCCCCTGCTTGCCAGCATGCTGCTGGAGGCGGCAGGGCTGCTGGGCATTCTCATCATCGACGGCATCACCTTCGCCCTCGCGGTGGCCGTCATGGCGGCCGTGAGCATCCAGGACGCTCCGTCCGCTCCCACCAACAGGGCCACCAGCGGCCCCCGGGAACCGCTCTGGAAGGGCGCCTGGGAGGGCTGGATGCATGTCTACCGCAGCCCTGGGTTGCTCGGACTCGTCTTCATCTTCGTGGCCATGAACTTCAACCTGGGCATCCTGCGCGGGCTCGTCACCCCACTCGTGCTCTCGTTCTCGGACGTGCGCGCCGTGGGCAACATCCTCTTCACGGGGGGCATCGGCATGCTCCTGGGAAGCGTGGCGATGATGGTGTGGGGCGGCCCCCGGCGCCGCATCGTGGGGGTGCTGGGCTTCTTCGTGGTGCAGGGGCTCTCACTCTTCGCCGCGGCCTGGGCCCCCTCGGTGGTGCTGGTGGCCGTGTCTGCCTTCGGCGTGCTGCTGAGCTTTCCCATCATCCAAAGCTGCGGCGTGACCATCATGCAGAACAAGGTCCCCAAAGCCATTCTCGGGCGGGTGCACTCGGCCAGTTCCTCCCTCGCGGGAGGGGGCGTCCTGCTGGCATACCTGGTGGCGGGTCCGCTGGCGGATCAAGTCTTCGAGCCACTCATGACCGGGCAAGGCGCACTGGCCACCCAGCTCGGTCCGTTCCTCGGCACGGGACCCGGCCGAGGCATTGCCCTGCTGTTCGGCCTCATCGGGCTGGAAACGGTTGCGGTCGCGCTCCTGGGCGCCCTGCGCCCCTCCATCCGCCTCATGGAAGACCGGCTCCCTGATCAATCCCTGGGAACGGGGCACTTGAGCCCCTCTTCCCCCTCTCCCTCCGCCTAG